In Clostridium swellfunianum, a genomic segment contains:
- a CDS encoding aldo/keto reductase, producing the protein MKKINIGNSTLNASQISLGCMRIANMPIKEVAKLIDTALENGIDFFDHADIYGGGKSEEVFAEAVNMNPSVREKFIIQTKCGIRKGFFDFSKEHILNSVDGSLRRLKTDYIDVLLLHRPDTLMEPEEVAEAFDILHKSGKVRHFGVSNQNPMQMELLNKYLKHKIIINQLQFSIMHTGMIDAGLNVNMKIEPSINRDGSVLEYCRLKDITIQAWSPFQYGFFEGPFLDNEKFPELNAKINEIASAKGVINTAIAVAWILRHPAKIQTIAGTTNSSRLRDICKVSEISLTREEWYEIYRAAGNKLP; encoded by the coding sequence ATGAAAAAAATAAATATTGGTAATAGTACATTAAACGCTTCCCAGATTTCACTTGGCTGCATGAGAATAGCAAACATGCCTATTAAGGAAGTGGCTAAGCTTATAGACACTGCTTTGGAAAACGGCATAGATTTTTTTGATCATGCAGATATTTATGGCGGGGGAAAGTCTGAAGAGGTTTTTGCTGAAGCTGTTAATATGAATCCTAGTGTTAGAGAAAAATTCATCATACAAACAAAGTGTGGAATTAGAAAGGGATTTTTTGATTTTTCCAAGGAGCATATTTTAAATTCAGTTGATGGAAGTCTTAGAAGACTAAAAACTGATTACATAGATGTACTTCTTTTGCATCGCCCAGACACACTTATGGAGCCGGAGGAAGTTGCTGAGGCTTTTGATATTCTTCATAAAAGCGGAAAGGTTAGACACTTTGGAGTAAGCAATCAAAATCCAATGCAGATGGAGCTTTTAAACAAATATCTAAAACACAAAATAATAATAAACCAGCTTCAGTTCAGCATAATGCATACTGGAATGATTGATGCTGGTCTTAATGTAAATATGAAAATAGAGCCTTCAATAAATAGAGATGGAAGCGTGCTTGAATACTGCAGGCTTAAGGATATAACAATACAAGCTTGGTCTCCTTTCCAATATGGCTTCTTTGAAGGACCGTTTTTAGATAATGAGAAATTCCCAGAGCTTAATGCAAAAATAAATGAAATAGCAAGTGCTAAGGGTGTTATTAACACAGCTATAGCTGTAGCATGGATATTAAGACATCCGGCTAAAATTCAAACTATTGCAGGAACTACAAACAGCAGTCGTTTGAGAGATATATGCAAGGTCTCAGAAATAAGCCTTACAAGAGAAGAATGGTACGAAATCTATAGAGCGGCTGGAAACAAACTTCCATAA
- a CDS encoding SLC13 family permease, translated as MKLIAIVLFILTYVLLLVFPKIRAYIALASASAFVILGILPIGKVFSTVDWNVILMIAGTMGVVSLFIESKMPALLADLIIAKTPNIKWAVISLSLFAGIISAFVDNVATVLMVAPVALTIAKKLKISPVPSIIAIAVASNLQGAATLVGDTTSILLGGYAKLDFLDFFFFKGRIGIFWVVQAGALASTLVLMYIFRKDKQLVDSKDRTVVKNYFPTVLLVGMVVLLILASFLPNKPSIINGVICVSLLIIGLIENYIRTKDIGIFSYTLKEIDYFTILLLAGLFIVVGGITEAGVVEDISQLFVKVSKDNIFLIYTLIVWASVLFSAFIDNIPYVATMLPVASGIASILNIDPYILYFGLLTGATLGGNLTPIGASANITALGILRKDGHEVSAGTFMKIGIPFTLAAVTTGYILIWLIWK; from the coding sequence ATGAAACTTATAGCAATTGTACTCTTCATTTTAACTTATGTACTGCTCCTTGTATTTCCTAAAATCAGAGCCTACATCGCACTGGCTTCAGCTTCAGCTTTTGTGATTCTAGGCATATTGCCTATTGGAAAGGTATTCTCTACAGTAGATTGGAATGTTATTTTAATGATTGCAGGAACAATGGGGGTTGTTTCTCTGTTCATTGAATCAAAAATGCCTGCACTGCTTGCAGATCTTATAATTGCAAAGACTCCCAATATAAAATGGGCTGTTATTTCCTTATCTCTTTTTGCGGGTATTATTTCTGCTTTTGTGGATAATGTTGCAACTGTTCTAATGGTCGCTCCAGTTGCTTTAACCATAGCTAAGAAACTTAAAATATCACCTGTGCCAAGCATAATAGCAATAGCTGTTGCTTCTAATCTTCAAGGTGCTGCTACTTTAGTAGGAGATACAACTTCAATCCTCTTAGGTGGATATGCAAAGCTTGATTTTCTAGATTTCTTCTTTTTCAAAGGCAGGATAGGCATATTCTGGGTTGTGCAAGCTGGTGCATTAGCTTCTACTTTAGTGTTAATGTATATATTCAGAAAGGACAAGCAGTTGGTAGATTCTAAAGATAGAACTGTAGTTAAAAACTATTTTCCTACTGTTCTACTTGTAGGTATGGTTGTTCTTTTGATACTAGCGTCTTTCTTGCCAAATAAGCCAAGCATAATAAACGGAGTTATTTGTGTATCTCTACTTATAATTGGACTTATAGAAAACTATATAAGAACAAAGGATATAGGAATTTTTTCATATACACTTAAGGAAATAGACTATTTTACAATTTTATTATTAGCTGGATTATTTATTGTTGTAGGTGGAATAACTGAAGCTGGTGTTGTTGAGGATATAAGCCAGCTTTTTGTTAAAGTAAGCAAGGATAATATTTTCCTTATCTATACTCTTATAGTTTGGGCATCGGTATTGTTCTCAGCCTTTATTGACAACATTCCTTATGTAGCAACTATGCTTCCTGTAGCTTCAGGTATTGCAAGCATTCTAAATATAGATCCATATATCTTGTATTTTGGTCTGCTTACAGGAGCAACTCTAGGAGGTAATTTAACTCCTATAGGGGCCTCAGCAAATATTACAGCTCTTGGAATATTAAGAAAAGATGGACATGAAGTAAGCGCAGGAACTTTTATGAAAATAGGAATCCCATTCACTCTGGCAGCTGTAACTACAGGCTACATATTGATATGGCTTATATGGAAATAA
- a CDS encoding RDD family protein: protein MSENNIEQKETAEEQITSEEAVEVSVNEEVVETEAKDSFAKRLGAVIVDQAVIGVISVALLFIFDAILKAAGYAVAQKGSMLLIFFIATSILYTSIVETAKSGKTIGKQMMGL from the coding sequence ATGTCTGAGAACAATATTGAACAAAAGGAAACTGCAGAAGAGCAGATTACAAGCGAAGAAGCTGTTGAAGTGAGTGTAAATGAAGAAGTAGTTGAGACTGAAGCTAAGGACTCATTTGCAAAAAGACTTGGTGCTGTTATTGTAGACCAAGCTGTGATTGGAGTAATATCAGTGGCGCTGCTTTTCATATTTGATGCAATATTAAAGGCTGCAGGCTATGCTGTAGCTCAAAAAGGAAGTATGCTTTTAATATTCTTTATTGCTACTTCCATACTTTATACTAGCATTGTAGAAACAGCTAAGAGTGGAAAAACAATTGGAAAGCAAATGATGGGTTTATAG
- a CDS encoding cell wall-binding repeat-containing protein has translation MNRNLNSCPQTLNTTRICGDTAVETAIEVSKTGFTNMKPNAVILVNKNEVFDGIAASALVHFPINAAILFTDGNILSREVLNEIARLSPKGYDGIQIILVGNISRNVSMELNRCGFKTWRITGRNHYETACKIPAARKEFKNILIVSGENYSDALPAAYWSAHHGDPILYVQKNSIPSCTIEAIVNSNDINIYIFGSTSTISNTVETTLAKLTNVKHLARIDGDTPYEVAINFAKYKDPKTDFGWGRNYRDGHAFTFSTLKHPMETIAGVLFAHMGKHTPLLLIKEAIIPSVVEKYIRSVKPMPPKDMPRPPFMHGFILGDTSLISYPAQVMLENILSIDHEMMDMDTMVRMD, from the coding sequence ATGAATCGCAATTTAAATAGCTGTCCCCAAACCTTAAACACCACAAGAATATGTGGTGATACTGCTGTAGAAACTGCTATAGAAGTATCTAAAACTGGATTTACCAATATGAAGCCTAATGCAGTTATACTAGTAAACAAGAATGAGGTATTTGATGGTATAGCTGCTTCTGCACTTGTCCACTTCCCCATAAATGCTGCTATTTTATTTACAGATGGGAATATATTAAGCCGTGAAGTCCTAAATGAGATCGCAAGGTTATCGCCTAAAGGCTACGATGGAATACAAATAATTCTTGTTGGCAATATTTCAAGAAATGTTTCTATGGAACTCAATAGATGTGGCTTTAAGACCTGGCGCATAACTGGTAGAAATCATTATGAAACTGCTTGTAAAATTCCTGCAGCTAGAAAGGAGTTTAAGAATATCCTTATAGTTTCTGGGGAAAATTATTCTGATGCCCTTCCAGCAGCCTACTGGTCTGCTCATCATGGAGATCCGATTTTATACGTACAGAAAAACAGCATTCCTTCCTGCACCATTGAGGCTATAGTAAACTCTAATGATATAAATATTTATATTTTCGGTTCTACAAGTACCATATCAAATACCGTAGAAACTACTTTAGCAAAACTTACAAACGTTAAGCACCTAGCTAGAATAGATGGTGATACACCTTATGAAGTCGCAATTAACTTTGCCAAATACAAAGACCCCAAAACTGATTTTGGCTGGGGCAGAAATTATAGAGATGGTCATGCCTTTACCTTCAGTACCTTAAAGCACCCTATGGAGACAATAGCTGGTGTATTATTTGCTCACATGGGCAAGCACACGCCGCTACTTTTAATTAAGGAGGCTATAATACCTTCTGTTGTAGAAAAATATATTAGATCAGTAAAACCAATGCCTCCTAAAGATATGCCTCGTCCCCCATTTATGCATGGGTTTATTCTAGGGGATACCTCTTTGATTTCTTATCCTGCTCAGGTTATGCTGGAAAACATTCTTTCTATTGACCATGAAATGATGGATATGGATACAATGGTCAGAATGGACTAG
- a CDS encoding LDCC motif putative metal-binding protein, with amino-acid sequence MFKSLKKFLKKLEEANEKSFGNNGKLDCCGMNKPNNFNKKVENKESK; translated from the coding sequence ATGTTTAAGTCCTTAAAGAAGTTTTTAAAGAAGCTTGAGGAGGCTAATGAAAAGTCCTTTGGAAATAATGGAAAACTCGATTGCTGTGGAATGAATAAACCTAATAATTTTAACAAGAAGGTAGAAAATAAAGAAAGCAAATAA
- a CDS encoding heavy metal translocating P-type ATPase, which translates to MEKSLKIEGMTCAACAKAVERASKKLEGVSEANVNFATEKLNINFDDSKVSISDIQAAIERAGYKAVVESTSKTLKIEGMTCAACAKAVERATRKLDGVLESNVNYASEKLNVSYEPSKVRVSDIKKAVEKAGYKALEEETTSVDTDKERKEKEIQLLWKKFIIAAVFSIPLLIITMGHMFFEPVGFHLPNIIDPMKNPRNFGLIQLILVLPVMAAGYKFFTVGFKSLLRRSPNMDSLIAMGTSAAFLYGIFAIVQIFNGNVDYAYDLYFESAAVIITLITLGKYLEAVTKGKTSEAIKKLMGLAPKTAIIVRDGKEIEIPIDEVEVGDIIIVKPGEKMPVDGEVVEGMTSVDESMLTGESIPVEKNIGDKIIGASINKNGTIKYKATRVGKDTALAQIIKLVEDAQGSKAPIAKMADIISGYFVPIVITIAVLSAVAWYWFGGETGVFSLTIFISVLVIACPCALGLATPTAIMVGTGKGAEYGVLIKSGVALETAHKIKTIVFDKTGTITEGKPKVTDVVVANGISEDELLQLAASAEKGSEHPLGEAIVKGAEEKGLEFKKLDFFKAIPGHGIEVKIDGKDILLGNRKLMIESNISLENLEDTSHKLAGEGKTPMYVAIDNKMAGIVAVADTVKENSKRAIEQLHKMGIEVAMITGDNKRTAEAIAKQVGIDRILAEVLPQDKANEVKKLQAEGKKVAMVGDGINDAPALAQADIGIAIGSGTDVAMESADIVLMRSDLMDVPTAIQLSKKTILNIKENLFWAFGYNTLGIPVAMGLLYALFDGPLLNPIIAAAAMSFSSVSVLLNALRLKGFKPAR; encoded by the coding sequence TTGGAAAAGAGTCTTAAAATAGAAGGAATGACTTGTGCTGCTTGTGCAAAGGCTGTAGAAAGAGCCTCCAAGAAGCTTGAAGGAGTTTCTGAGGCAAATGTAAACTTTGCAACCGAAAAGCTTAATATAAATTTTGACGACAGTAAAGTATCTATATCAGATATTCAAGCAGCTATTGAAAGAGCTGGATATAAAGCAGTTGTTGAATCAACCAGCAAAACTTTAAAAATAGAAGGAATGACCTGTGCTGCTTGTGCTAAAGCTGTTGAGAGAGCTACAAGAAAACTAGATGGTGTTCTAGAGTCTAATGTAAATTATGCATCAGAAAAGTTAAATGTAAGCTATGAGCCTTCAAAGGTTAGGGTTTCAGATATAAAGAAGGCAGTAGAAAAAGCAGGCTACAAGGCTTTGGAGGAAGAAACTACTTCAGTTGATACTGATAAGGAAAGAAAAGAAAAGGAAATTCAACTGCTATGGAAAAAATTTATAATAGCGGCTGTTTTCTCAATACCTCTACTAATTATAACCATGGGGCATATGTTCTTTGAACCTGTAGGCTTCCATCTGCCAAATATCATAGACCCAATGAAGAACCCTAGAAACTTTGGCTTGATACAGCTTATTTTAGTGCTTCCTGTTATGGCGGCAGGCTACAAGTTCTTTACTGTAGGCTTCAAGTCCTTGCTTAGAAGAAGTCCTAATATGGACTCCTTGATTGCAATGGGGACCTCCGCAGCCTTTTTATACGGCATATTTGCCATAGTACAGATATTTAATGGCAATGTAGACTATGCTTATGACTTATATTTTGAATCTGCAGCAGTAATCATAACCCTTATTACACTAGGAAAATACCTAGAAGCAGTAACAAAAGGCAAGACCTCAGAGGCTATTAAAAAGCTTATGGGATTGGCTCCTAAAACTGCAATAATAGTAAGGGATGGAAAAGAAATAGAAATTCCTATAGATGAAGTTGAAGTGGGAGATATAATTATTGTTAAGCCAGGCGAAAAAATGCCTGTAGACGGCGAAGTTGTAGAAGGTATGACTTCTGTAGATGAATCCATGCTTACGGGAGAAAGTATTCCTGTAGAAAAAAATATAGGAGACAAGATAATCGGTGCAAGTATCAATAAAAATGGTACTATAAAATATAAAGCTACAAGAGTTGGTAAAGATACAGCACTGGCTCAAATAATCAAGCTTGTTGAAGATGCACAGGGCTCCAAGGCTCCGATTGCTAAGATGGCGGACATTATTTCAGGTTACTTTGTTCCAATTGTTATAACTATTGCAGTACTTTCTGCTGTAGCCTGGTATTGGTTTGGCGGAGAAACAGGAGTATTCTCCTTAACAATTTTCATATCAGTGCTTGTAATTGCATGTCCATGCGCCTTAGGTCTTGCAACACCAACAGCAATTATGGTTGGAACAGGAAAGGGTGCAGAGTATGGAGTCTTAATAAAGAGTGGTGTTGCACTTGAAACTGCTCATAAGATAAAGACAATAGTATTTGACAAAACAGGTACAATAACAGAAGGAAAACCAAAGGTTACAGATGTTGTAGTTGCTAATGGTATTTCTGAAGATGAATTATTGCAATTGGCTGCTTCAGCAGAAAAGGGATCAGAGCATCCTCTTGGTGAAGCAATAGTTAAGGGTGCTGAAGAAAAGGGCTTAGAGTTTAAGAAGCTTGACTTCTTTAAGGCTATACCTGGACATGGAATAGAAGTTAAGATAGATGGAAAAGATATACTTCTTGGAAACAGAAAGCTTATGATTGAAAGCAATATATCCCTTGAAAACCTTGAGGATACCTCTCACAAGCTTGCTGGAGAAGGAAAAACTCCAATGTATGTAGCTATTGATAATAAAATGGCAGGTATAGTAGCTGTTGCGGACACTGTAAAAGAAAACAGCAAAAGAGCAATAGAGCAGCTGCACAAAATGGGAATAGAAGTTGCAATGATTACTGGTGACAACAAGAGAACTGCAGAAGCTATAGCTAAGCAGGTTGGAATAGACAGAATACTAGCTGAGGTTCTTCCTCAGGATAAGGCAAATGAAGTTAAAAAGCTTCAGGCAGAAGGTAAAAAGGTTGCAATGGTCGGCGACGGTATAAACGATGCTCCAGCACTTGCTCAAGCTGACATCGGTATAGCAATAGGTTCTGGTACAGACGTTGCAATGGAGTCAGCTGATATAGTTCTTATGAGAAGTGACCTTATGGATGTGCCAACTGCAATTCAGCTAAGCAAGAAAACTATTTTAAATATAAAGGAAAATTTATTCTGGGCCTTTGGGTATAATACTTTAGGAATACCTGTGGCTATGGGACTTCTATATGCTCTATTTGATGGTCCGCTTTTAAATCCAATAATAGCAGCTGCTGCTATGAGCTTCAGCTCGGTTTCAGTTCTTTTAAATGCTTTAAGACTTAAGGGCTTTAAGCCAGCCAGATAA
- a CDS encoding MATE family efflux transporter, whose amino-acid sequence MKLSFLKQNTEKRRDLILNGSITSTLILLSVPTLMMGLVQSIMPVMDGIFINNLVGTIGASAITYSGPIINMMIALAQGLSVAGMAMIGQMNGRGNYKGAKHVATQIVVFSFIIGCIAAPLLYFVAFPVSSRVDPQISHDVFLYLALNSLVLPFLFLESIYNAIKNANGKPEATFIRMIIMLILKVIFNFLFIAVLHMGLIGSVISSLMSNLLICIWMFYELFIINSDDKLNLKGFKFDFKILKKLIKIGIPSMISSLMLNLGFFLINNEIEKYGPIVLTGQGIAGSITSICFILPSSFGSSITTMVSMNVGAGQGDKARRSCIQGCIISAITAAILIAIVIPLAPYLTVLFTHDQAVLDIANKSLNIYTYSVIGFGICMVQQGAFIGLGRTGIPLVMSILRIWLLRYVFILLTEHWLGFYSVFWGNLFSNYMAAIITTILIMRIKWVSSISAQGDRKVKTAAVEA is encoded by the coding sequence ATGAAATTAAGCTTTTTAAAACAAAATACTGAAAAAAGACGTGATTTAATATTAAATGGTTCCATAACTTCTACCCTTATACTTTTATCAGTACCTACTCTTATGATGGGACTGGTTCAATCTATCATGCCTGTTATGGATGGAATTTTTATCAATAATCTGGTAGGAACCATTGGTGCAAGCGCCATCACCTACTCAGGTCCTATTATTAATATGATGATTGCACTAGCTCAAGGTTTAAGTGTTGCTGGAATGGCCATGATTGGCCAGATGAATGGGCGCGGAAACTATAAAGGCGCAAAGCATGTGGCTACTCAAATCGTTGTATTTTCATTTATAATAGGATGTATTGCTGCACCATTGCTTTATTTTGTAGCCTTTCCAGTATCCTCACGAGTTGATCCTCAAATCTCTCACGACGTATTTCTATATCTTGCATTAAATTCCTTAGTGCTGCCTTTTCTATTTCTTGAATCTATTTATAATGCGATTAAAAATGCCAACGGAAAGCCTGAGGCAACTTTTATAAGAATGATAATAATGCTTATACTAAAAGTTATATTTAATTTCTTATTTATTGCAGTACTTCATATGGGTCTGATTGGTTCAGTAATATCTTCCTTAATGTCAAATCTTCTTATCTGCATTTGGATGTTTTACGAACTGTTTATTATAAATAGCGATGACAAGTTAAACTTAAAAGGCTTTAAGTTTGACTTTAAGATTTTGAAAAAGTTAATTAAAATTGGAATACCTTCAATGATTTCAAGCTTAATGCTTAATTTAGGATTCTTTTTAATAAATAATGAAATTGAAAAGTATGGTCCCATAGTCTTAACCGGACAAGGAATAGCAGGCAGCATAACCTCTATTTGCTTTATACTTCCATCTTCTTTTGGTTCTTCCATAACTACAATGGTAAGTATGAACGTTGGTGCTGGGCAAGGTGATAAGGCACGCCGTTCCTGCATTCAAGGCTGCATAATAAGTGCAATTACTGCAGCAATTTTAATAGCAATAGTTATTCCACTAGCACCTTACCTTACGGTTTTATTTACTCATGACCAAGCTGTACTTGACATAGCCAACAAATCGCTTAATATATATACCTATTCTGTTATTGGCTTTGGCATATGCATGGTTCAGCAGGGGGCCTTCATTGGTCTAGGACGTACGGGAATCCCTCTAGTTATGAGCATACTAAGAATCTGGTTGTTAAGATATGTGTTTATTTTGCTAACAGAACATTGGCTTGGCTTCTATTCAGTATTTTGGGGCAATTTGTTCTCAAATTATATGGCTGCAATAATTACTACTATTCTAATCATGAGAATAAAGTGGGTATCTTCAATTTCAGCACAGGGAGATAGAAAAGTTAAAACTGCTGCTGTTGAAGCCTAG
- a CDS encoding heavy-metal-associated domain-containing protein: protein MTKKILIEGMSCGHCVNHVKNALSDLNGVTSVDVNLGAKTAIVVASENVSDEDIKFAIDDAGYEVVSIEEA from the coding sequence ATGACAAAGAAAATATTAATCGAAGGAATGAGCTGCGGACACTGCGTAAATCACGTTAAGAATGCTTTAAGTGATCTTAATGGAGTAACAAGTGTAGATGTAAATTTAGGAGCAAAAACAGCGATAGTGGTAGCATCTGAAAATGTATCTGATGAGGATATAAAGTTTGCTATAGATGATGCTGGTTATGAAGTAGTATCAATAGAAGAAGCTTAA
- a CDS encoding M14 family metallopeptidase, giving the protein MFKRGLGIIAALLVTVSVFSTNVSGAGIVKQPNTKKISVKGSDREKEEKLNAGTSFIKQDNPFKAKSSKSKKDNEKSSAIELKVSTSLVSMTESRVVEVEVDFGYSPDLGKLEWTFGEKPFSEWKKYDSTTKSYTGSSFIVFSESPTVEGTTVKAKIQFELVYGTTDLSGRPLRTLYPALIDFYNLSVKDLSTGKIAEKEMRLNVYDSYHTYDELKPALDQIFAEANSNRYLNYEAIGKSVEGRDFHFVVLAKDNASVNKYLNDTVPLMLNNPKQLQEMLSKGKLDNYKIPIFLNNIHPDEAPGIDAQIDILRMLATKDAIEYKTLDKDNKETTVNLSVDNLLDNIIFVMNLTENPDGRYYNVRQNANGFDVNRDNGYQTQIESQILVQQIAKWNPVSFLDLHGFVKGFLLEPCTPPHDPNYEYDLLIDSMLEQAEAMGKAGITNTKYDSYVIPYKDYGYGWDDGAPAYTATYAMHHGALGHTIEMPELNQDSNNAVVYAILGSAKYVLDNKDKLFFNQLEYFKRGIEGIDSKEVDKLLVNAKGESIGRPRTERKSFFPEYYILPVDSKLQKNPMEVYKVVEYLLRNSVKVEKMSSSAVVDGTTYPEGTYVVNMHQAKRGYANMVLYKGYDASDFEEMYAEIVMNFPALRGFDVYSTYASGILKANTEPVWKVTIPNTQVTGSSDQYVIRNSSNDVVKAVNKLLSQGKPVQIALTDGNSYKAGDYIVSKVDLQKIRKDFLLDVTGFDNAVKIMQLVQPKVFAAGSMESKFVLQQLGFKVVNNLSESNVIIDDSGNTKAVSHIKAGKAYIGLGSRALSLVKKNNLLPSFDYGIVGSYYEGLLKSKLTKDSLITSGYNEDEALYVVDGSYIKSVPSTSKVIAKVDSSSDFFIAGWMPNHNTIKGKTLAITDNSQGHRISLFANTLTNKAHPQNSFRLLANTIFNSASNIE; this is encoded by the coding sequence ATGTTTAAAAGGGGACTTGGGATTATTGCTGCACTATTAGTTACAGTAAGTGTATTCAGTACAAATGTAAGCGGGGCAGGCATAGTAAAACAGCCTAATACTAAAAAAATAAGCGTTAAAGGAAGCGACAGAGAAAAAGAGGAAAAGCTTAATGCAGGTACTAGTTTTATAAAACAGGATAATCCGTTTAAAGCTAAAAGCAGCAAATCAAAAAAGGATAATGAAAAATCTTCTGCAATTGAACTTAAAGTATCAACCAGTCTGGTATCCATGACTGAGAGCAGAGTCGTTGAAGTAGAAGTAGATTTTGGTTACTCTCCCGATTTAGGCAAGCTAGAATGGACCTTTGGAGAAAAACCTTTTTCTGAGTGGAAGAAATATGATTCCACCACTAAAAGTTATACAGGTTCGTCATTTATAGTATTTTCTGAGAGTCCAACAGTTGAAGGAACCACTGTTAAGGCTAAAATACAGTTTGAATTAGTCTATGGTACAACAGATCTAAGCGGCAGGCCCCTTAGGACGCTCTATCCTGCACTTATAGACTTTTATAATTTATCAGTAAAAGATTTATCAACAGGTAAAATAGCTGAAAAAGAAATGAGGCTTAATGTTTATGACAGCTATCATACCTACGATGAATTAAAGCCTGCCCTTGACCAGATATTTGCTGAAGCTAATTCAAACAGATATCTCAATTATGAAGCTATAGGCAAGTCAGTTGAAGGCAGAGATTTTCATTTTGTGGTTTTGGCAAAAGACAACGCCTCTGTTAACAAATATTTAAATGATACAGTTCCTTTGATGCTTAATAATCCAAAGCAGCTTCAAGAAATGCTTTCTAAAGGCAAACTAGACAACTATAAAATACCTATATTCCTTAATAATATTCATCCTGACGAAGCTCCTGGCATTGACGCTCAAATAGATATTTTACGAATGCTTGCAACAAAGGATGCTATCGAATATAAGACCCTAGATAAAGACAATAAGGAAACAACAGTAAATCTCAGCGTTGATAATTTACTAGATAATATAATATTTGTTATGAATCTTACTGAAAATCCTGATGGAAGATACTATAATGTAAGACAAAATGCCAATGGCTTCGATGTTAACAGAGATAATGGCTATCAAACACAAATAGAGTCTCAAATTCTCGTACAGCAGATTGCCAAGTGGAATCCAGTGAGCTTTCTTGACCTTCATGGTTTTGTAAAAGGCTTTTTACTAGAGCCCTGCACTCCTCCACATGATCCAAACTATGAATACGATCTGCTTATAGACAGCATGCTGGAACAGGCTGAGGCAATGGGCAAAGCGGGAATAACAAACACAAAGTACGATAGTTATGTTATCCCTTACAAGGACTACGGCTATGGCTGGGACGATGGAGCACCTGCCTATACAGCAACCTATGCCATGCATCATGGAGCTCTAGGCCATACAATAGAAATGCCTGAGCTTAACCAGGACTCCAATAACGCAGTAGTGTATGCAATACTAGGTTCAGCTAAATATGTGCTTGATAATAAAGACAAATTGTTTTTCAATCAGCTAGAATACTTTAAGCGCGGCATTGAAGGCATTGATTCTAAAGAAGTAGATAAATTGCTCGTTAATGCAAAGGGAGAATCCATAGGAAGACCAAGAACTGAGAGAAAGAGCTTCTTCCCTGAATACTATATACTGCCTGTAGACAGCAAGCTTCAAAAAAATCCAATGGAAGTTTATAAGGTTGTGGAGTATTTATTAAGGAATAGTGTAAAGGTTGAAAAGATGAGCAGCAGCGCTGTAGTGGACGGAACAACCTATCCCGAAGGAACCTATGTAGTAAATATGCATCAGGCTAAGAGAGGCTATGCAAACATGGTACTTTACAAGGGCTATGATGCTTCTGACTTTGAAGAAATGTATGCAGAAATCGTAATGAATTTCCCAGCTCTTAGAGGCTTTGACGTATATTCCACCTATGCTTCAGGAATCCTCAAAGCTAACACCGAGCCTGTATGGAAGGTTACCATTCCCAATACACAGGTTACCGGTAGCTCTGATCAGTATGTAATTCGAAATAGCAGCAATGATGTAGTTAAAGCAGTTAACAAGTTACTATCCCAAGGAAAGCCTGTACAAATTGCTTTAACCGATGGGAATTCCTATAAAGCAGGAGATTATATTGTTTCCAAAGTCGATCTTCAAAAAATCAGAAAAGACTTCCTTCTAGATGTTACTGGCTTTGATAATGCAGTGAAAATCATGCAGCTTGTTCAGCCGAAGGTTTTTGCAGCAGGCAGCATGGAAAGCAAATTTGTACTTCAACAGCTTGGCTTTAAGGTAGTAAATAATTTATCTGAAAGCAATGTTATAATTGATGACAGCGGAAACACAAAAGCTGTTAGCCATATTAAAGCAGGAAAAGCCTATATTGGATTAGGCTCTAGAGCTTTAAGTCTTGTAAAGAAAAATAATCTTCTTCCCAGCTTTGACTATGGTATTGTAGGAAGCTATTATGAAGGCTTATTGAAGTCAAAATTGACAAAAGACAGCCTTATAACCTCTGGCTATAACGAAGATGAAGCCTTATATGTTGTAGACGGCTCTTATATAAAGTCTGTTCCAAGCACCTCGAAGGTAATTGCAAAGGTAGATAGCAGCAGTGACTTCTTTATTGCAGGCTGGATGCCTAATCACAACACAATAAAAGGTAAAACTTTAGCTATTACAGATAATTCACAGGGCCATAGAATATCTCTTTTTGCTAATACGCTTACCAATAAGGCACACCCTCAAAACAGCTTTAGGCTGCTTGCAAATACTATATTCAATTCAGCCTCAAATATAGAATAA